Within the Actinomycetota bacterium genome, the region AGTCGAGCTGCTAGGCAAGGGCTATGGCGTCTATATGAAGTCTTTCGGCTACAGCGAAGCTATCGTCGGCCGGGATAACCGGCCGAGTTCGGCGCCGTTCAGGGACGCGCTCATCAGGGGTATCACCTCGACCGGCTGCGACGTCATCGACGTGGGCGAGCTGCCCACCCCCGCTTTCTACTTCTCGCTGCAGGAGTACGGCAAGCAGGCTGGCGTCATGATCACCGGCAGCCACAACCCGCCCCAGTACAACGGTTTCAAGCTCTGCCGCGGGCATGGCACCATATATGGCGACGAGATACAGAAGCTGCGCGCCATCATCGAAGCTGGCGATTTTCCTGCCGGTCAAGGCAACGTTACTACTGCCGATCCGATACCCGCCTACGCCGATTACATCGCAGGCAACATCAAGGTGGAGCAACCATTGAAGGTAGTGATCGATGCCGGCAACGGTGTCGGCGGCAAGGTGGCTCCCGACCTTCTAAGGCGGCTGGGATGCGAAGTAGTCGAGCTCTACTGTGATCTCGACGGCAATTTCCCCAACCATTTCCCGGATCCGACGGTGCCCGCCAACCTGGAAGATCTGATCGCCACGGTAGCCAGGGAAGGCGCCGATCTCGGCATCTCCTTTGACGGCGACGCCGACCGCATCGGCGCGGTCGCCGACGACGGCAGCATCATCTGGGGCGACCAGCTGATGATCCTCTTCGCTCGCGACATCCTCGAATTCAACCCCGGTGGGACGATCATCTTCGAGGTGAAGTGTTCCCAGGCGCTGATCGAGGACATCGAAGCCCATGGCGGCAAGCCGCTCATGTGGAAGACGGGGCATTCGCTGATAGAGGCGAAGATCCGCGAGGAGAAGGCGTTGCTGGCTGGCGAGATGAGCGGCCACATCTACTTCGCCGACCGCTACTTCGGTTATGACGACGCCATCTATGCTGCCAGCAGGCTGGTGGAATTCATCGCCCGCAAGGGTGTAAAGCTTTCAGAACTTCTCGCCGACATCCCACGCTACTATGCGACTCCCGAGATGCGTATCGAGTCGACCGAAGAGGAGAAGTTCCAGATCGTGGAGACGGTGAAGCAGGAATTTTCCAAAGACAACGAGATCATCGACATCGATGGCGTGCGGGTCGTATTCCCCGATGGCTGGGGTCTCGTAAGGGCATCCAACACTTCGCCGGTTGTTGTCGTTCGCTGCGAGGCGAAGACTCCCGAGCGGCGCGACGAGATCCAGGCGATGATCCTCTCCAAACTCAGCAAGTTTCCGTCGGTGGCGGACAAACTCTAACAGACGACAGGAAGATATGAACGCTCCCGACAGACAGGCACTACTCAATCAGCTGGATGACACAGCCGCTATCCGCGCCCTCGATTCCCAGGACCAGTTCGGCATGGTCGCCGGGCTGCCAGGGCAGATGTTCGATGCTTACGAGGCCGGCAGCAAGGTAGCGCTGGACCACGGCGGCGAAGTCGGCGGCATCGCCGTTGCTGGCATGGGCGGCTCGGCCATCGGCGCTGATGTGATCGCTTCCGTGTATGACGCCGAACTGCCGAGTCCCATGGTTACCGTGCGCGGCTATAACCTGCCGCACTGGATCAGCAGCCGCAGCCTGGTCTTCGTGGTCAGCTATTCCGGGAATACCGAGGAGACCATCTCCTGCCTGAACGAGGCCCTGGAACGAGGCTGCCGTATTATCTGCCTCAGCACCGGAGGCAAGGTCGGCAGGATCGCTGCGGAGAACAACCTGCCGTTCATCGAAGTGCCCAGCAGCCTGCAGCCCCGGGCCGCCATGGGCTGGTTATCGGTGCCCATCGCCGCCTGTCTTGAAAACCTGGGCCTGGTCGAGGCCGTGGAGGAAGATGTGCGTGAGACCGCCGAGGTGCTGAAGGGCTGTATCGACGCCTACGGCCTGGACAGCCTGGCGGCCGATAACCCGGCTAAACAGCTGGCGGCGGATCTCTTCGAGCGCATCCCGGTCATCTATGGCTCGGAAGTCACCGCGGTCGCCGCCTTACGCTGGAAGTGCCAGATCAACGAGAACGCAAAGGCGCTGGCGTTCAACCACCAGTTTCCCGAACTGAACCATAACGAGATCGTCGGCTGGGAATACCCGGCAGAAGACATGGAGCGGTTCAGGGTGATCTACCTGACCGACGGCAAGTTGCATCCGCAGAACGTCAAGCGCATGAACGTGACCGCCGAACTGCTGGAAAATTACGTTGGTGGGATCAGGCGTTATGCCAGTTCAGGGGATTGCCGTCTGGCGAGGCTGTTATCCAGTGTGAACCTGGGAGATTACCTTTCACTTTATCTCGCCGTGCTTTACGGTATAGATCCCTCGCCGGTGGAACGCATCGAGAATCTTAAACGGCAGCTGGCCTGAGCAGGGCGGGAAAGGCTGCCAGGACGGAGCGGCACGGTGCGTCTACACTGTAACGCCTGCTTTTAGTATACTTACCGAACCGCAAAAGCTGCGCTGAAGGCGCATGCTTCGCTTTTTTCCGTAGGCGAATTCTCAAGAAATCGAAGAGCGGGCTGTCTGCGCCCC harbors:
- a CDS encoding bifunctional phosphoglucose/phosphomannose isomerase — encoded protein: MNAPDRQALLNQLDDTAAIRALDSQDQFGMVAGLPGQMFDAYEAGSKVALDHGGEVGGIAVAGMGGSAIGADVIASVYDAELPSPMVTVRGYNLPHWISSRSLVFVVSYSGNTEETISCLNEALERGCRIICLSTGGKVGRIAAENNLPFIEVPSSLQPRAAMGWLSVPIAACLENLGLVEAVEEDVRETAEVLKGCIDAYGLDSLAADNPAKQLAADLFERIPVIYGSEVTAVAALRWKCQINENAKALAFNHQFPELNHNEIVGWEYPAEDMERFRVIYLTDGKLHPQNVKRMNVTAELLENYVGGIRRYASSGDCRLARLLSSVNLGDYLSLYLAVLYGIDPSPVERIENLKRQLA
- a CDS encoding phosphomannomutase/phosphoglucomutase; this translates as MSVNPHIFREYDVRGLVDEDLDIETVELLGKGYGVYMKSFGYSEAIVGRDNRPSSAPFRDALIRGITSTGCDVIDVGELPTPAFYFSLQEYGKQAGVMITGSHNPPQYNGFKLCRGHGTIYGDEIQKLRAIIEAGDFPAGQGNVTTADPIPAYADYIAGNIKVEQPLKVVIDAGNGVGGKVAPDLLRRLGCEVVELYCDLDGNFPNHFPDPTVPANLEDLIATVAREGADLGISFDGDADRIGAVADDGSIIWGDQLMILFARDILEFNPGGTIIFEVKCSQALIEDIEAHGGKPLMWKTGHSLIEAKIREEKALLAGEMSGHIYFADRYFGYDDAIYAASRLVEFIARKGVKLSELLADIPRYYATPEMRIESTEEEKFQIVETVKQEFSKDNEIIDIDGVRVVFPDGWGLVRASNTSPVVVVRCEAKTPERRDEIQAMILSKLSKFPSVADKL